The following nucleotide sequence is from Acetivibrio cellulolyticus CD2.
TAAGTCAAAAGTAGCAATAATTGGAGCAGGCTTTGTTGGTTCTTCAACAGCTTTTGCAATGGCTTTGCAGCAAATGGCCACAGAAATAGTTCTCATTGATGTATTCAAGGAAAAAGCTTATGGTGAAGCTTTGGATATCAACCACGGTCTTGCATTCGTAGGACAGATGGCAGTCTACCAAGGAGATTATTCCGATGTAAAAGACGCGGATGTAATAATTATCACAGCTGGTGCAAATAGGAAACCCGGTGAAACACGTCTTGACCTTGCTAAAAAGAATGTATCGATAGCAAAAGAAATCACAGCAAATATCATGAAGCACTATACTTCAGGAGTAATTCTTGTTGTGTCAAATCCTGTTGATATACTCACTTACATGATTTCTAAGTGGTCAGGTCTTCCAAATGGCAGAGTTATGGGTTCAGGAACTGTTCTTGACAGTTCAAGATTCAGATACCTTCTTAGCAAAAAACTTAATGTCGATGTAAGAAACGTACACGGTTATATTATTGGAGAACATGGTGATTCACAGCTTCCTGCATGGAGTGCTACACATATTGCAGGACAGAGCATTAGTGAGTACTCACAGGGTGCAAGCGGAATTTTTACTGCTGAAGACAAGATCCAAATTGCTCAGGAAGTAAAAACTGCAGGTGCAGAAATAATCAAAAACAAGGGTGCTACCTACTATGCAATAGCAATCACAGTTAATGCAATAGTTGAAACACTCTTGAAAAATCAAAACACTATCAGAACAGTAGGTAGTGTAATCAATGGAAACTACGGAATTGAAGATGTTGCATTAAGTCTTCCTTCAATAGTTAATTCAGATGGAGTACAAAGTATAATACCACTTGTTCTTTCACCTGAAGAAGAAGCTGCTTTAAGAGCTTCTGCAGAAAGTGTTAAGGCTGTTCTTAATGAAGTAAAAGATTTATAATAATAAAATAAAAGACTTATGAAATAGGAGGTTAAGAAAGATGGATTATAGAAAAGAGTCCTTGAGACTTCATGGTGAATGGAAAGGCAAAATTGAGGTAGTTAG
It contains:
- a CDS encoding L-lactate dehydrogenase, which codes for MIKSKSKVAIIGAGFVGSSTAFAMALQQMATEIVLIDVFKEKAYGEALDINHGLAFVGQMAVYQGDYSDVKDADVIIITAGANRKPGETRLDLAKKNVSIAKEITANIMKHYTSGVILVVSNPVDILTYMISKWSGLPNGRVMGSGTVLDSSRFRYLLSKKLNVDVRNVHGYIIGEHGDSQLPAWSATHIAGQSISEYSQGASGIFTAEDKIQIAQEVKTAGAEIIKNKGATYYAIAITVNAIVETLLKNQNTIRTVGSVINGNYGIEDVALSLPSIVNSDGVQSIIPLVLSPEEEAALRASAESVKAVLNEVKDL